In a genomic window of Nostoc sp. UHCC 0870:
- a CDS encoding COR domain-containing protein, with amino-acid sequence MTNEELLHLIEQANRDKVTELNLSGQRLKTLPPEIGQLTNLQTLYLSSNQLSSLPPEFGQLTNLQSLHLGGNQLSSLPPEIGQLTNLQSLHLGGNQLSSLPPEIGQLTNLQSLHLGGNQLSSLPPEIGQLTNLQTLNLGNNQLSSLPPEIGQLTNLESLDLDDNELSSLPPEIGQLTNLQSLDLRRNQLSSLPPEFGQLTNLQMLYLGSNQLSSLPPEFGQLKNLKILDIQDNNLINLPSEIQLLTKLQKLDLRGEGNANLQIPPEILGDSWIKLGNPTKIISYYFSLAAEQEKPLNEAKVLLVGQGSVGKTSLLKRLIHDLYDPHENKTEGINIQNWQVTLNDQPIRLNVWDFGGQEIMHATHQFFLTKRSLYLLVLDARVDERQNELEYWLKIIHSFGDNSPIIIVGNKIDQHPLDIDQKGLRDKYTNIKDIVSISCATGSGVAELRSIITRELANIQHIHDPLPKSWFQVKTRLEAMKDENIDYISYKKYEDLCNEEQVTGDRNQSTLIELLHRLGIVLNFRDDDRLEDTNVLNPTWVTNGVYKILNDNQLITQWRGMLDRQQLNRILNDPCYPRNKQVFIVDMMQKFELCFPLENGTGDSRFLIPDLLPKEEPATGEWENVLAFQYHYNVLPSSIISRFIVRMHHLADKQTWWRSGVVLKHRHNRALVKSDREDQKIFISISGTNSTRRELLAMIRSQFEAIHQTIKGLIADEKVPIPGHPKIIADYENLLSYEEKGLPYIPPGLTETFDPRQILDGIESPAQRQERQRDRQEKPNMIRLPTSEYEKEIFISYAWGGDSETYVNHLDEVLQSKDITIIRDKRDLGFKGLIKDFMEKIGRGKCVIAVISDKYLKSPNCMFELVQIAKNGNFYDRIFPIVLEDAQIYKPTERIKYIKHWENEIKELNEAMKGVDLANMQGFREDIDLYTEIRHTIAELTNRLKDMNTLTPDIHSESEFEQLLQAIVQRLDYEV; translated from the coding sequence ATGACTAACGAAGAACTGCTGCATCTTATTGAACAAGCTAACCGAGACAAGGTTACAGAATTAAACCTTTCTGGTCAACGTTTAAAAACACTACCACCGGAAATAGGACAACTCACCAACCTGCAAACGCTCTACCTCAGTAGTAATCAACTGAGCAGTCTGCCACCGGAATTTGGACAACTCACCAACCTGCAATCGCTCCACCTCGGTGGTAATCAACTGAGCAGTCTGCCACCGGAAATTGGACAACTCACCAACCTGCAATCGCTCCACCTCGGTGGTAATCAACTGAGCAGTCTGCCACCGGAAATTGGACAACTCACCAACCTGCAATCGCTCCACCTCGGTGGTAATCAACTGAGCAGTCTGCCACCGGAAATTGGACAACTCACCAACCTGCAAACGCTCAACCTCGGCAACAATCAACTGAGCAGTCTACCACCGGAAATAGGACAACTCACCAACCTGGAATCGCTTGACCTCGACGATAATGAACTGAGCAGTCTGCCACCGGAAATAGGACAACTCACCAACCTGCAATCCCTCGACCTCCGCAGAAATCAACTGAGCAGTCTGCCACCGGAATTTGGACAACTCACCAACCTGCAAATGCTCTACCTCGGCAGTAATCAACTGAGCAGTTTGCCACCGGAATTTGGACAACTCAAAAATCTAAAGATACTTGATATTCAAGATAATAACTTGATCAATTTACCGTCAGAAATACAGTTACTAACTAAACTCCAGAAGCTAGATTTACGGGGTGAAGGAAATGCTAACTTGCAAATTCCGCCAGAAATTTTGGGCGATTCGTGGATAAAATTAGGCAACCCTACCAAAATTATTAGCTATTATTTCTCTTTAGCAGCCGAACAAGAAAAACCCCTCAATGAAGCTAAAGTATTGCTGGTAGGACAAGGTAGTGTAGGCAAAACTTCCCTGCTAAAACGGCTGATTCATGACCTATACGACCCCCACGAAAACAAGACAGAAGGTATCAACATTCAAAATTGGCAAGTTACTCTTAATGATCAACCTATCCGGCTTAACGTGTGGGATTTTGGCGGACAAGAAATCATGCACGCCACCCATCAATTCTTTCTCACCAAACGCAGCCTTTACTTATTAGTATTAGATGCGCGTGTAGATGAGCGACAAAACGAACTAGAATATTGGCTGAAAATTATTCACAGCTTTGGTGATAATTCCCCGATTATTATTGTGGGTAACAAAATTGATCAACATCCCCTCGACATTGACCAAAAAGGACTACGCGACAAGTACACCAACATCAAAGATATCGTCTCTATCTCCTGTGCAACTGGGTCAGGTGTAGCAGAATTGCGGTCAATTATTACCCGCGAACTCGCAAATATACAACATATTCACGACCCTTTGCCTAAAAGTTGGTTTCAAGTCAAAACCCGATTGGAAGCAATGAAAGACGAAAATATTGACTACATATCCTACAAAAAGTACGAAGATTTATGTAATGAGGAGCAAGTTACAGGCGATCGCAATCAATCCACCCTCATCGAATTATTGCACCGCCTTGGCATCGTCCTCAACTTCCGAGACGATGATCGTCTAGAAGATACTAACGTCCTCAACCCCACATGGGTAACAAATGGTGTCTACAAAATTCTCAACGATAATCAGCTAATCACCCAATGGCGCGGGATGTTAGACCGCCAGCAACTCAACCGCATTCTCAATGATCCTTGCTATCCCCGCAACAAGCAAGTATTCATCGTTGATATGATGCAAAAGTTTGAACTCTGCTTTCCATTAGAGAATGGTACAGGTGATAGTCGCTTCCTCATCCCCGACTTGTTACCCAAAGAAGAACCAGCGACAGGTGAATGGGAAAACGTTTTAGCCTTCCAATATCATTACAACGTCCTCCCCAGCAGTATTATCTCTCGCTTCATTGTCAGGATGCACCATCTAGCAGATAAACAAACTTGGTGGCGTAGCGGGGTGGTGTTGAAACATCGCCACAATCGCGCCTTAGTCAAAAGCGATCGCGAAGACCAAAAAATATTCATTTCCATCAGTGGGACTAACTCCACCAGACGGGAACTATTAGCCATGATTCGTTCGCAATTTGAGGCGATTCACCAAACTATCAAAGGGTTGATAGCTGATGAAAAAGTACCCATTCCTGGACATCCTAAAATCATTGCAGACTACGAGAATTTACTGAGTTATGAAGAAAAAGGTTTACCTTATATTCCACCAGGGTTAACAGAAACCTTCGACCCCCGACAAATACTTGATGGTATTGAATCACCAGCACAGCGACAAGAAAGACAACGCGATCGCCAAGAAAAACCTAATATGATTCGTTTACCTACATCAGAATATGAAAAAGAAATCTTCATTTCCTATGCTTGGGGTGGAGACAGTGAAACCTATGTCAATCATCTAGACGAAGTATTACAGTCCAAAGACATCACCATCATTAGAGATAAGCGAGACTTGGGTTTTAAAGGACTGATTAAAGATTTTATGGAAAAGATTGGACGCGGTAAATGTGTAATTGCCGTGATTAGTGATAAGTATTTAAAATCGCCCAACTGTATGTTTGAATTGGTGCAAATTGCAAAGAATGGTAATTTTTATGACCGAATTTTTCCGATTGTATTAGAAGATGCCCAAATTTATAAACCTACTGAAAGAATTAAATATATTAAACATTGGGAAAATGAAATTAAAGAATTAAATGAAGCCATGAAAGGAGTTGACCTAGCTAATATGCAAGGATTTAGAGAAGACATTGATTTATACACCGAGATTCGCCACACCATCGCTGAACTTACTAATCGGCTCAAAGACATGAATACCCTAACTCCCGACATTCACAGCGAGTCAGAATTTGAGCAATTATTGCAGGCGATAGTTCAGAGGCTAGATTATGAAGTTTAG
- the mutL gene encoding DNA mismatch repair endonuclease MutL, with protein MPSTIQALPQEVVYLITAGEVIDCFASVVRELVENSLDAGATRIVVALWPQQWRIRVTDNGCGMDLDDLQQAAAAHSTSKIRSSDDLWKIHSLGFRGEALHSLTTLADLEIFSRSTNGNVGWRVVYGEEGKAIEVEATAIAPGTVVTVSNLFANCVARRHGLPPTAQQMKAVQAAIYNIALCHPQVTWQVSQNDRAWFTISPASTVGQLIPQLLPQVRQGDLQELTLEIPNPENSPLNTPHSPLKTQNSKLNTQNSTLNTQNSKLNTQHSALSTQHSALTLVVGLPDRCHRHRPDWVRVAINGRIVKSPELEQTILGAFHRTLPRDRYPICFLHLVISPDQINWNRNPAKTEIYLNELTYWQEQITQAINQALRISEANIKESVHTTRVSQLLKTAEEKGNYNVNPTPNLQLSTQHSPLNTQHSLKAVAQVSNTYIVAEHPGGMWLVEQHIAHERVLYEQLCDNWQLLPVEPPIILYQLSPAQLAQLQRIGLDIEPFGEQIWAVRNLPAILQQREDCAEAILELSWGGDLETAQVAVACRSAIRNGTPMSLPEMQKLLDDWQRTRNPRTCPHGRPIYLSLDESALSRFFRRHWVIGKSHGI; from the coding sequence ATGCCATCTACTATTCAAGCTTTACCTCAAGAAGTCGTATATCTGATTACAGCAGGTGAAGTCATCGACTGTTTCGCATCTGTAGTGAGGGAATTGGTGGAAAATTCCTTAGATGCGGGTGCGACGAGAATTGTAGTTGCACTATGGCCGCAGCAGTGGCGTATCCGGGTGACAGATAATGGTTGCGGTATGGATTTGGATGATTTGCAACAAGCCGCAGCAGCTCATAGCACTAGTAAAATTCGTTCTAGTGACGATTTGTGGAAAATTCACAGTCTGGGATTTCGGGGTGAAGCGTTACACAGTTTAACAACGCTGGCAGATTTGGAGATTTTCAGCCGTTCTACCAATGGGAATGTAGGATGGCGGGTTGTCTATGGTGAAGAAGGGAAAGCTATAGAAGTAGAAGCCACTGCGATCGCTCCTGGTACAGTGGTGACAGTCTCCAATTTATTTGCCAATTGCGTGGCGCGTCGTCATGGTTTACCGCCAACAGCACAGCAAATGAAAGCTGTCCAAGCTGCAATTTACAACATCGCCCTTTGTCATCCTCAAGTTACTTGGCAAGTGTCACAAAATGACCGAGCATGGTTTACCATCTCCCCAGCTTCTACAGTAGGGCAACTCATACCCCAACTTTTACCCCAAGTACGACAAGGTGACTTACAGGAATTAACACTAGAAATCCCCAACCCAGAAAACTCCCCACTCAACACTCCCCACTCCCCACTCAAAACTCAAAACTCAAAACTCAACACTCAAAACTCAACACTCAACACTCAAAACTCAAAACTCAACACTCAGCACTCAGCACTCAGCACTCAGCACTCAGCACTCACCCTAGTAGTAGGCTTACCCGATAGATGTCATCGCCATCGTCCCGACTGGGTGCGAGTAGCGATTAACGGGAGGATAGTCAAGTCACCGGAATTAGAACAGACAATATTGGGAGCATTTCATAGAACATTACCACGCGATCGCTATCCGATCTGTTTTCTCCATCTTGTCATTTCCCCCGACCAAATTAATTGGAATCGCAACCCCGCCAAAACCGAAATTTACCTCAACGAGTTGACTTATTGGCAAGAACAAATCACTCAAGCCATTAACCAAGCACTGCGTATTAGTGAGGCAAATATCAAAGAATCCGTCCACACAACCAGAGTCAGTCAACTACTCAAAACCGCAGAAGAAAAAGGCAATTACAACGTCAACCCCACTCCCAACTTACAACTCAGCACTCAGCACTCCCCACTCAACACTCAGCACTCCTTAAAAGCTGTTGCCCAAGTCAGCAATACCTACATCGTGGCTGAACATCCTGGAGGAATGTGGTTAGTAGAACAACATATTGCCCATGAACGGGTTTTGTATGAACAATTGTGTGATAACTGGCAACTTCTTCCTGTTGAACCGCCAATTATTCTCTATCAATTATCGCCAGCGCAACTTGCCCAATTGCAACGCATCGGTTTAGATATTGAACCCTTTGGGGAACAAATTTGGGCAGTGCGTAACCTTCCCGCCATCTTACAGCAACGAGAAGATTGTGCTGAAGCAATTTTAGAACTGAGTTGGGGAGGAGACTTAGAAACAGCCCAAGTAGCCGTGGCTTGTCGCAGTGCTATCCGTAACGGTACACCGATGAGTTTACCAGAAATGCAGAAGTTACTAGATGATTGGCAACGCACTCGCAACCCCCGCACCTGTCCCCACGGTCGCCCGATTTATCTATCCTTAGATGAGTCGGCTTTATCGAGATTTTTCCGCCGTCACTGGGTAATAGGTAAGAGTCATGGGATTTAA
- the ygfZ gene encoding CAF17-like 4Fe-4S cluster assembly/insertion protein YgfZ: MPTSALDGKDAAAIQATTAGVAVCDRSFWGRIRVSDDDRLRFLHNQSTNDFQSLKPGQGCETVMVTSTARTIDLVSAYVLDDAVLLLVSPNRREFLIQWLDRYIFFADKVQLTDVTAETATFSILGAGSDAVIEKLGAGAIIGQPYGNHLTVDGGIIIAVGSGLASPGYTLILPVSVKETVWQQILELGAVELSDRGWEHLRILQGRPSPEAELTDDFNPLEVGLWQAISFNKGCYIGQETIARLNTYKGVKQYLWGIKLNSPAAVGDTITLGEDKVGKLTSYTETADGYFGLGYIKSKAGGVGLKVQVGNAEGEIVSIPFVSHEYP; this comes from the coding sequence ATGCCAACATCTGCACTTGACGGTAAAGACGCAGCTGCTATCCAAGCCACAACCGCAGGGGTTGCTGTATGCGATCGCTCTTTTTGGGGGCGCATCCGTGTTTCTGATGATGACCGTCTGCGGTTTTTACACAACCAAAGTACGAATGATTTCCAAAGTCTCAAGCCAGGACAGGGCTGTGAGACGGTGATGGTGACATCCACAGCCCGCACGATTGATTTAGTGAGTGCGTATGTTCTTGATGATGCTGTGTTACTTTTAGTGTCGCCTAATCGGCGTGAGTTTTTAATTCAATGGTTAGATCGTTATATCTTCTTTGCCGATAAGGTGCAATTAACTGATGTAACGGCGGAAACTGCAACTTTTAGTATCCTCGGTGCAGGAAGTGACGCGGTAATAGAAAAACTTGGTGCTGGGGCAATTATCGGTCAACCCTACGGCAATCATCTGACAGTAGATGGCGGTATCATCATTGCAGTCGGTAGTGGTTTGGCTTCCCCTGGTTACACATTAATTTTGCCTGTGTCTGTGAAAGAAACAGTGTGGCAGCAAATTTTAGAACTAGGCGCGGTAGAATTAAGCGATCGCGGTTGGGAACATTTACGCATATTACAAGGCAGACCATCCCCAGAAGCAGAACTCACAGATGATTTTAATCCTTTAGAAGTTGGTTTATGGCAGGCTATTTCTTTTAATAAAGGTTGTTATATCGGACAAGAAACTATTGCTAGGTTGAATACATATAAAGGTGTTAAACAATATCTTTGGGGGATTAAACTTAACAGTCCAGCCGCAGTAGGAGATACTATTACTCTGGGAGAGGACAAAGTTGGTAAACTCACAAGTTATACCGAAACTGCTGATGGTTATTTTGGACTGGGTTACATTAAAAGCAAAGCTGGTGGTGTGGGTTTGAAAGTGCAAGTAGGAAACGCCGAAGGTGAAATAGTATCCATCCCATTTGTGTCTCACGAATATCCATGA
- a CDS encoding type II toxin-antitoxin system RelE family toxin: MNIDFRKSFEKDLGDILDENLLQKVRAVIEEVENAESLADLRNIKKLKSDGDYYRIRMGDYRIGLTISDGVVIFVRLLHRKNIYRYFP; the protein is encoded by the coding sequence ATGAATATAGATTTTAGAAAAAGCTTTGAGAAAGATTTAGGTGATATTCTAGATGAAAACTTACTTCAAAAGGTGAGAGCGGTAATTGAAGAAGTTGAGAATGCTGAAAGTTTAGCCGATCTCAGAAATATTAAAAAACTCAAATCTGATGGTGACTATTATCGCATTAGAATGGGAGACTATAGAATTGGTCTTACTATATCCGATGGTGTGGTAATTTTTGTCAGATTATTGCATAGGAAAAATATTTACAGATACTTTCCTTAA
- a CDS encoding serine/threonine protein kinase codes for MIGKLLDHRYQVVRVLAIGGFGQTYIAQDTRRPGNPICVVKHLKPSSSDPRIFETAKRLFNSEAETLERLGNHDQIPRLLAYFDENQEFYLVQEYIEGHTLTEELIPGKRWSESQVIQLLQDALRILEFVHQQGVIHRDIKPDNIIRRTSDNKLVLVDFGAVKQLRTQMVTAGGQPTATVAIGTPGYMPTEQGQGKPRPNSDIYSLGIIALQALTGLPAAELQEDPNTGEILWQHLVSVNYRLAEVLTKMVRYHFKDRYQSATEALEACQNAINPVAVAVSSSAQKSVNSSNYQRTTAPSRLSRQQTVAVSPANPVQPKPSRQDSPKSDPWPLLIGLLLAGGAAAVVANVYPNVKNLAANFLGNDLVTTDKCLAVVAGNSNIRSEPSSINSDNVLKTIGENSKFEVTGTRSKRGWVEVKLNSRRSAWAHSDVIINNQEWTSCLRDKGIAIKTVDDNTLIAARPVPQSKPKSNRVTPSSPDPKPEGFLRSTPAPSQEDSTKIVAKARQKYESGDLIGAIATLKSIPGNASAGIKETTAMINQWQQDWAKADALFKDINQSIDDGQWDKVLDYKKHPEKLPNIKYWRNKLEPLFKQAAENVAKQVVPPSDNQNTQNQSQSEPSETEEPATSEIISPEELPQNGY; via the coding sequence ATGATAGGCAAGTTACTAGACCATCGTTACCAAGTCGTTCGAGTCTTAGCTATAGGGGGATTTGGTCAAACCTACATAGCCCAAGATACCCGCAGGCCTGGGAATCCGATATGCGTTGTTAAGCACCTCAAACCCTCCAGTTCTGACCCTAGAATTTTTGAAACTGCCAAGCGTCTCTTCAACAGTGAGGCTGAAACTTTAGAAAGGCTGGGTAATCATGACCAGATACCCCGGTTATTAGCTTATTTTGATGAAAATCAAGAATTTTATTTAGTTCAAGAATATATCGAAGGACATACCCTGACAGAAGAACTCATCCCTGGTAAACGTTGGAGTGAAAGCCAAGTTATTCAACTTTTACAGGATGCTTTAAGGATTCTGGAGTTTGTTCACCAGCAAGGAGTGATTCACCGCGATATCAAGCCGGATAATATCATTCGTCGCACTTCAGATAATAAGTTAGTTTTAGTAGACTTCGGCGCAGTTAAGCAATTGCGGACACAAATGGTAACGGCTGGCGGACAACCCACTGCTACTGTTGCTATTGGGACTCCTGGTTATATGCCGACAGAACAAGGGCAAGGTAAACCCCGTCCGAATAGTGATATTTATTCTTTAGGGATTATTGCCCTTCAAGCCTTAACAGGACTACCAGCCGCCGAATTACAAGAAGACCCCAATACAGGTGAAATCCTCTGGCAGCATTTGGTAAGCGTTAATTATCGCCTAGCAGAAGTGTTAACTAAGATGGTACGTTATCACTTCAAAGACCGTTACCAGTCGGCAACGGAAGCACTAGAAGCTTGTCAAAATGCGATTAATCCTGTGGCTGTAGCTGTGTCTTCTTCAGCCCAAAAATCCGTCAATAGTTCTAATTACCAACGAACCACTGCACCATCTCGGTTATCTCGACAGCAAACTGTAGCTGTTTCACCAGCCAACCCCGTTCAGCCTAAACCGTCTCGTCAAGACTCTCCCAAATCTGACCCTTGGCCGTTATTAATTGGCTTGTTATTAGCGGGTGGTGCGGCGGCTGTGGTGGCTAATGTTTATCCCAATGTGAAAAATTTAGCAGCTAATTTTTTGGGGAATGATTTGGTTACTACGGATAAATGTCTGGCGGTGGTGGCTGGTAATTCTAATATTCGTTCTGAACCGAGTTCGATTAACTCTGATAATGTCTTAAAAACAATTGGTGAAAATAGCAAATTTGAAGTGACTGGGACGCGCAGCAAACGAGGTTGGGTTGAAGTCAAACTTAACTCTCGTCGTTCAGCTTGGGCGCACTCTGATGTAATTATTAATAATCAAGAATGGACTTCTTGCCTACGAGACAAAGGCATTGCGATTAAAACCGTTGATGATAATACATTAATTGCTGCTAGACCTGTTCCCCAATCCAAGCCAAAATCTAATCGAGTAACTCCCTCATCACCAGACCCAAAACCAGAAGGGTTTCTCCGTTCTACTCCAGCACCGTCTCAGGAAGATAGCACCAAGATTGTTGCCAAGGCTAGACAAAAGTATGAGTCAGGTGATTTAATAGGTGCGATCGCTACCCTAAAATCTATTCCTGGTAATGCCTCTGCTGGCATTAAAGAGACAACCGCCATGATTAACCAATGGCAGCAAGATTGGGCAAAAGCCGACGCACTATTTAAAGACATCAATCAGTCAATAGATGATGGTCAATGGGATAAAGTTTTAGACTACAAAAAGCATCCTGAAAAACTGCCTAATATTAAATACTGGCGAAATAAATTAGAACCACTGTTTAAACAAGCAGCCGAGAACGTAGCGAAACAAGTAGTTCCCCCAAGCGATAATCAAAATACTCAAAATCAGTCTCAGTCCGAACCATCGGAGACTGAAGAACCCGCTACTTCAGAGATTATCAGCCCTGAAGAATTGCCCCAAAATGGATATTAG
- a CDS encoding heterocyst differentiation related protein, translated as MSESMAFIGGVAVAGLAALLLLRGTNASQANFAVSPQMPGALVAPQPIQPPTYYPPYGQAQYPNQPPVAPSTEQRVELERLKMDFERLKSDNEQLRAQNQQLQFQFQNYNNQQLQQAQQNSQRVATAAFQAESPWWSSPIVWAAGGATLTIGGGVVVAGVLSLFTPRARPTRTVQVIHPYQGATQPLVPVRRAEFLPPGGMDARRVEAHEYDEMI; from the coding sequence ATGAGTGAGAGTATGGCATTTATTGGCGGTGTCGCTGTAGCTGGACTGGCCGCTCTTTTATTACTCAGGGGGACAAATGCTTCACAGGCTAACTTTGCTGTTAGTCCCCAAATGCCAGGTGCTTTAGTAGCACCCCAACCGATTCAGCCCCCAACCTATTACCCCCCCTACGGGCAAGCACAATACCCTAATCAGCCACCCGTTGCCCCTAGTACAGAACAGCGAGTAGAGCTAGAACGGCTCAAAATGGATTTTGAACGCCTCAAAAGCGACAACGAACAACTGAGAGCGCAAAACCAACAACTCCAGTTTCAATTCCAAAACTACAACAACCAACAACTGCAACAAGCGCAGCAAAATAGCCAAAGGGTCGCAACAGCAGCATTCCAAGCGGAATCGCCTTGGTGGTCTTCACCCATCGTTTGGGCGGCTGGCGGCGCAACTCTTACCATTGGCGGTGGTGTTGTAGTTGCCGGCGTATTATCTTTATTCACGCCACGCGCACGTCCCACTAGGACAGTACAAGTAATTCACCCCTACCAAGGAGCTACACAGCCCTTAGTCCCCGTGCGTCGTGCCGAATTTCTCCCCCCAGGTGGGATGGATGCTAGGCGCGTGGAAGCCCATGAATATGATGAAATGATTTAG
- the trpA gene encoding tryptophan synthase subunit alpha: MTVISDRFQTLKRNQECALIPFITAGDPDLATTAAALKILDSSGADFIELGVPYSDPLADGPVIQAAATRALQKGTKLEAVLEMLQATTPSLQAPIILFTYYNPILHRGIDKFLEQIAAAGVAGLVVPDLPLEEAAGLLKPASERGIDLTLLIAPTSSVDRIEAISQASQGFIYLVSVTGVTGMRSQMEIRASDLLPEIRRFTDKPIGVGFGISQPEQATEVKAWGADAIIVGSAFVQRLAEGTPEQGLSAITQFCQNLKAAIKTS; encoded by the coding sequence ATGACCGTTATTTCCGATCGCTTTCAAACCCTCAAGCGGAATCAAGAGTGCGCTCTGATTCCGTTTATTACTGCCGGTGATCCAGATTTAGCCACCACCGCCGCAGCGTTAAAGATTTTAGATTCCAGTGGGGCTGATTTTATTGAATTGGGTGTTCCCTATTCTGATCCTCTCGCGGATGGGCCAGTGATTCAAGCTGCCGCTACCCGCGCTTTGCAAAAGGGGACAAAATTAGAAGCTGTCCTAGAAATGTTGCAAGCCACTACGCCTAGTTTGCAAGCACCGATTATTTTATTTACCTACTACAACCCCATCCTACACCGGGGAATTGACAAGTTTTTAGAGCAAATAGCGGCGGCTGGGGTGGCTGGGTTGGTAGTACCTGATTTACCTCTAGAAGAAGCAGCAGGACTGTTAAAACCAGCAAGTGAACGGGGAATTGATTTAACCTTGTTAATCGCGCCTACTAGCTCTGTAGACCGAATAGAGGCAATTTCTCAAGCCTCCCAAGGGTTTATCTATTTGGTGAGTGTCACAGGGGTAACGGGGATGCGATCGCAAATGGAAATCCGCGCGTCTGATTTATTGCCAGAAATTCGGCGTTTTACCGATAAACCCATTGGTGTCGGCTTTGGTATTTCTCAACCCGAACAAGCCACCGAAGTAAAAGCTTGGGGAGCAGATGCAATCATTGTGGGTAGTGCTTTCGTCCAGCGTTTAGCCGAAGGTACACCAGAACAGGGACTAAGTGCGATCACCCAATTTTGTCAAAATCTCAAAGCAGCTATCAAAACATCTTGA
- a CDS encoding DUF3007 family protein, giving the protein MRRIDAIGIGFGIFIAGGLAYLGLQRVGLDNQLAGIWSQALLVVGLIGWVASYALRAGGKKMTYHQQREQYEEAFFQKRLDELTPEELAKIQAEIEQESAE; this is encoded by the coding sequence ATGCGACGGATTGACGCGATTGGCATTGGTTTTGGCATTTTCATAGCTGGCGGCTTGGCATATCTGGGTTTACAGCGAGTGGGTTTAGATAATCAACTAGCTGGGATATGGAGTCAAGCCTTGCTAGTAGTTGGGTTGATTGGCTGGGTAGCTAGCTATGCCTTACGCGCAGGGGGGAAAAAAATGACCTACCATCAACAACGAGAGCAGTATGAGGAAGCTTTTTTCCAAAAACGACTAGATGAACTCACTCCCGAAGAATTAGCGAAAATTCAAGCGGAGATTGAACAAGAGAGTGCTGAGTGA
- the ndhL gene encoding NAD(P)H-quinone oxidoreductase subunit L, which yields MIVPLLYLALAGAYLLVVPVALMIYMKQRWYVVSSIERTFMYFLVFLFFPGLLVLSPFVNLRPKPRKIEV from the coding sequence ATGATTGTACCCCTGCTATATCTGGCTCTAGCCGGAGCTTATTTGTTAGTTGTCCCCGTTGCTTTGATGATCTACATGAAGCAACGCTGGTATGTGGTTAGCTCAATAGAGCGTACCTTTATGTATTTCCTGGTGTTCCTCTTCTTCCCAGGATTGTTGGTTTTGTCGCCGTTTGTAAATCTGCGCCCTAAACCACGGAAAATTGAAGTTTAA